Proteins encoded within one genomic window of Glycine soja cultivar W05 chromosome 1, ASM419377v2, whole genome shotgun sequence:
- the LOC114405033 gene encoding uncharacterized protein LOC114405033, whose translation MMLRTTEKVCYTPDFNEKPIMFLNQTTVGVGGGGGNKKRVTGTWTFRFQKDPKFSPVRFLQQLGAKVASAIRVVSMRRRSSRKVSSSSLVRTRSVSDPTDSHRAKAVEDCIEFLHSSSSRERPSSVSESSL comes from the coding sequence TTTTAACGAGAAACCAATCATGTTTCTCAACCAAACAACTGTtggtgttggtggtggtggtggaaacAAGAAGAGGGTCACAGGAACTTGGACTTTCAGATTTCAAAAAGACCCTAAATTTTCACCTGTTAGATTCTTGCAGCAACTAGGAGCAAAAGTGGCAAGTGCTATAAGAGTTGTTTCCATGAGAAGGAGGTCCTCTAGGAAGGTTTCTTCATCCTCTTTGGTCAGAACACGTTCGGTGTCAGACCCCACTGATTCACATCGTGCCAAAGCTGTGGAGGATTGCATTGAGTTCTTACATTCTTCTTCATCTAGGGAGAGACCCAGTTCAGTTTCTGAAAGTTCTCTCTAG